The following coding sequences lie in one Notolabrus celidotus isolate fNotCel1 chromosome 6, fNotCel1.pri, whole genome shotgun sequence genomic window:
- the LOC117813790 gene encoding probable peroxisomal membrane protein PEX13, which translates to MRVLWISCLLIGSITCSPVWKEQGAGAHGAPSAPGLAAISYMAPSYPASSWGSGVESSGLGSSSSLPSYAVSSAGTGGSGGVYSSPAMAGGYYGGYASPMVGGDGAGYAPSAGYDASASGGSYGGGYAPSAGYDASASGGGYGGGYGGAGMSSGSSSYNSAGDESSGPIFSDVSDLDPVYAFSSRSRYQRGRAVFAQSRYTPGEALVQPMPIYRPVIKNPVMLSIPVQAPVKQRMPVKAPLQMPFKAQTKGGY; encoded by the exons ATGAG GGTTTTGTGGATTTCATGTCTGCTAATTGGAAGCATCACCTGCAGTCCTGTTTGGAAAG AGCAAGGAGCAGGTGCACATGGTGCTCCTAGTGCACCTGGTCTAGCAGCCATAAGTTACATGGCACCATCATACCCTGCTTCATCTTGGGGTTCAGGAGTGGAGAGTTCTGGCCTGGGCAGCAGCTCCTCACTACCAAGCTATGCCGTCTCCAGTGCTGGTACTGGTGGCTCTGGAGGTGTTTACAGCAGTCCTGCCATGGCTGGAGGATACTACGGAGGCTATGCTAGCCCTATGGTTGGTGGTGATGGGGCTGGTTATGCACCTTCTGCTGGGTATGACGCCAGTGCTTCAGGTGGCAGCTATGGTGGTGGTTATGCACCTTCTGCTGGGTATGACGCCAGTGCTTCAGGTGGCGGTTATGGTGGTGGTTACGGAGGAGCTGGCATGAGCTCTGGATCCTCTTCATACAACAGTGCTGGGGATGAAAGCTCCGGGCCAATCTTCAGTGATGTTTCTGATCTGGATCCAGTCTACGCCTTCAGCTCTCGTTCAAGGTACCAGCGAGGAAGAGCAGTGTTTGCCCAAAGCCGCTACACTCCAGGAGAGGCTCTGGTCCAACCCATGCCGATATACAGACCAGTCATCAAAAACCCTGTGATGCTGAGCATTCCTGTTCAAGCTCCTGTGAAGCAAAGAATGCCTGTCAAAGCTCCTCTGCAGATGCCATTTAAAGCTCAAACTAAAGGAGGCTACTAA